One genomic window of Macaca mulatta isolate MMU2019108-1 chromosome 8, T2T-MMU8v2.0, whole genome shotgun sequence includes the following:
- the MTSS1 gene encoding protein MTSS 1 isoform X5, whose translation MCMRHRSIEAKLRQFSSALIDCLINPLQEQMEEWKKVANQLDKDHAKEYKKARQEIKKKSSDTLKLQKKAKKGRGDIQPQLDSALQDVNDKYLLLEETEKQAVRKALIEERGRFCTFISMLRPVIEEEISMLGEITHLQTISEDLKSLTMDPHKLPSSSEQVILDLKGSDYSWSYQTPPSSPSTTMSRKSSVCSSLNSVNSSDSRSSGSHSHSPSSHYRYRSSNLTQQAPVRLSSVSSHDSGFISQDAFQSKSPSPMPPEAPNQNSSSSASSEASETCQSVSECSSPTSVSSGSTMGAWVSTEKLSNGFSHYSLSSESHVGPTGAGLFPHCLPASRLLPRVTSVHLPDYAHYYTIGPGMFPSSQIPSWKDWAKPGPYDQPLVNTLQRRKEKREPDPNGGGPTTASGPPAAAEEAQRPRSMTVSAATRPGEEMEACEELALALSRGLQLDTQRSSRDSLQCSSGYSTQTTTPCCSEDTIPSQVSDYDYFSVSGDQEADQQEFDKSSTIPRNSDISQSYRRMFQAKRPASTAGLPTTLGPAMVTPGVATIRRTPSTKPSVRRGTIGAGPIPIKTPVIPVKTPTVPDLPGMLPAPPDGPEERGEHSPESPSVGEGPQGVTSMPSSMWSGQASVNPPLPGPKPSIPEEHRQAIPESEAEDQERDPPSATVSPGQIPESDPADLSPRDTPQGEDMLNAIRRGVKLKKTTTNDRSAPRFS comes from the exons GGAGAGGTGATATCCAGCCTCAGTTGGACAGTGCTCTCCAAGATGTCAATGATAAATATCTCTTgttggaagaaacagaaaagcaggCTGTCCGGAAGGCTTTGATTGAAGAACGTGGCCGATTCTGCACCTTCATCTCTATGCTGCGGCCAGTGATT GAAGAAGAAATCTCAATGCTGGGGGAGATAACCCACCTTCAGACCATCTCGGAAGATCTAAAAAGCCTGACCATGGACCCTCACAAACTGCCCTCCTCAAGTGAACAG GTGATTTTGGACTTGAAAGGTTCTGATTACAGCTGGTCGTATCAGACGCCACCCTCTTCCCCCAGCACCACCATGTCCAGAAAGTCCAGCGTCTGCAG CAGCCTGAACAGTGTCAACAGCAGTGACTCTCGGTCCAGCGGCTCCCACTCGCATTCCCCCAGCTCACATTACCGCTACCGCAGCTCCAACCTGACCCAGCAGGCTCCTGTGAGGCTGTCCAGCGTGTCCTCCCACGACTCAGGATTCATATCCCAGGACGCCTTCCAGTCCAAGTCACCATCCCCCATGCCGCCAGAGGCCCCCAACCAG AACTCGTCCAGCTCAGCCTCCTCTGAAGCCTCGGAAACCTGCCAGTCAGTGAGCGAGTGCAGCTCCCCCACCTCTGTCAGCTCGGGCTCCACCATGGGTGCCTGGGTGTCCACAGAGAAG ttgTCTAATGGGTTTTCTCACTATAGTTTATCAAGTGAGTCCCACGTGGGGCCCACGGGTGCAGGCCTTTTCCCTCAttgcctgcctgcctcccgccTGCTCCCTCGGGTCACCTCTGTCCACCTTCCAGACTACGCTCATTATTACACCATTGGGCCCGGCATGTTCCCGTCATCTCAGATCCCTAGCTGGAAG GACTGGGCTAAGCCAGGGCCCTATGACCAGCCTCTGGTGAACACCCTGCAGCGCCGCAAAGAGAAGCGAGAACCAGACCCCAACGGGGGAGGACCCACTACTGCCAGTGGCCCACCTGCAGCCGCCGAGGAGGCTCAGAGACCACGGAGCATGACTGTGTCGGCTGCCACCAGG CCTGGCGAGGAGATGGAGGCTTGTGAGGAGCTGGCCCTGGCCCTGTCTCGGGGCCTGCAGCTGGACACCCAGAGGAGCAGCCGGGACTCGCTTCAGTGCTCCAGCGGCTACAGCACCCAAACAACCACCCCCTGCTGCTCTGAGGACACCATCCCTTCCCAAG TTTCAGATTATGATTATTTCTCTGTAAGTGGTGACCAGGAGGCAGATCAACAGGAGTTCGACAAGTCCTCCACCATTCCAAGAAACAGCGACATCAGCCAGTCCTACCGACGGATGTTCCAAGCCAAGCGTCCAGCCTCAACTGCTGGCCTCCCCACCACCCTGGGACCTGCTATGGTCACTCCAGGGGTTGCAACTATCCGACGGACCCCTTCCACCAAGCCTTCTGTCCGCCGGGGAACCATTGGAGCTGGTCCCATCCCCATCAAGACGCCCGTGATCCCTGTCAAGACCCCAACGGTCCCAGACCTCCCAGGGATGTTGCCAGCCCCTCCAGATGGGCCAGAAGAGCGGGGGGAGCACAGCCCTGAGTCGCCATCTGTGGGTGAGGGCCCCCAAGGTGTCACCAGCATGCCCTCCTCAATGTGGAGCGGCCAAGCTTCCGTTAACCCTCCACTTCCAGGCCCGAAGCCCAGTATCCCTGAGGAGCACAGACAGGCAATTCCAGAAAGTGAAGCCGAAGACCAGGAACGGGATCCCCCAAGTGCCACTGTCTCCCCAGGCCAGATTCCAGAGAGTGACCCTGCAGACCTGAGCCCAAGGGATACTCCACAAGGAGAAGATATGCTGAACGCCATCCGAAGGGGCGTGAAACTGAAGAAGACCACAACAAATGATCGCTCGGCCCCTCGCTTCTCTTAG